One window of Vitis riparia cultivar Riparia Gloire de Montpellier isolate 1030 chromosome 5, EGFV_Vit.rip_1.0, whole genome shotgun sequence genomic DNA carries:
- the LOC117914936 gene encoding rust resistance kinase Lr10-like — protein sequence MRRIMKRMPQNLDIGAEINAIMKGRLPRWEMGPQEARRTESAGRVDGSGTVEICIQDMLKEKPVRFSPQQLAAFTQNFSTKLGSGGFGHVYRGVLPDGVQIAVKVLKPNRGQDKRMEEQFMAEVSTIGRTYHRNLVRLYGFCFDSQLKALVYEYMENGSLDTVLFGREHRIEWEKLYEIAVGAAKGLKYLHDDCHKRIIHHDIKPGNVLLDSDFCPKLADFGLAKLSNMDSTHENFSGGGTPGYAAPEAWMPFQVTYKCDVYSFGMMLFEIVGRRRNFYNFSGEDQDWFPRRVWDKFDEGELEGLLLERGIKEKAMVQAKKMCMVALWCVQYLPQDRPSMDQVLKILEGGDQITTPKNPFQHLALSSDMPPISIESSTNSRSDETTDNSSAWLMNKYEREEASSSG from the coding sequence ATGCGGCGGATCATGAAGAGGATGCCACAGAATCTTGATATAGGAGCAGAGATTAATGCTATCATGAAAGGCCGGTTACCGCGATGGGAGATGGGGCCTCAGGAGGCAAGAAGAACAGAATCTGCAGGACGTGTGGACGGATCGGGAACAGTGGAGATATGCATCCAAGACATGCTGAAAGAAAAACCCGTCCGCTTTTCTCCTCAACAACTTGCAGCTTTTACCCAGAATTTTTCTACCAAACTTGGTTCAGGCGGCTTTGGACATGTCTACAGAGGAGTCCTTCCTGATGGGGTACAGATAGCCGTAAAAGTACTCAAACCCAACAGAGGCCAGGACAAAAGAATGGAAGAGCAGTTCATGGCTGAAGTGAGTACCATCGGGAGAACTTACCACAGAAACCTAGTCAGGCTCTATGGTTTCTGCTTTGATTCTCAGCTCAAAGCGCTAGTCTATGAGTACATGGAGAATGGATCACTTGACACGGTCTTGTTTGGCAGGGAGCATAGAATCGAGTGGGAAAAGTTGTACGAAATTGCGGTTGGCGCAGCCAAGGGGCTTAAGTACTTGCACGATGATTGCCACAAAAGGATCATTCACCATGATATAAAACCCGGAAATGTTCTGCTTGATTCCGATTTCTGTCCCAAGCTTGCAGATTTTGGACTAGCCAAGCTCTCCAATATGGACAGCACACATGAAAACTTCTCGGGTGGGGGCACTCCAGGATATGCTGCCCCAGAGGCTTGGATGCCATTTCAAGTGACTTACAAGTGcgatgtttatagctttgggATGATGCTATTCGAGATTGTTGGACGAAGAAGGAACTTTTACAACTTCTCCGGTGAGGACCAAGACTGGTTTCCAAGACGGGTCTGGGACAAATTCGACGAGGGAGAATTGGAGGGGCTTCTGTTGGAGAGGGGGATCAAGGAGAAGGCGATGGTGCAAGCCAAGAAAATGTGCATGGTAGCTTTGTGGTGTGTCCAATACCTCCCTCAGGACAGACCTTCCATGGATCAAGTGTTGAAGATTTTAGAGGGCGGAGACCAAATTACAACGCCTAAAAACCCATTTCAGCATTTGGCATTATCATCTGATATGCCACCTATCAGCATTGAGAGCAGCACAAACTCTAGGAGTGATGAAACCACTGACAATAGTAGCGCTTGGCTCATGAACAAGTACGAAAGGGAAGAGGCATCTTCATCTGGATGA